Part of the Deltaproteobacteria bacterium genome, GCTGCAGCTGACGCTTCAGGCCGCGATGCGCGAGGCGATCCTGCGCCGTCACGCGTATCTGACCGTCGAGCACCTGCTGCTGGCGCTCTGCCACGACGAGCGCGGCGCCGAGGTCCTGCGCCACTCCGGCGTGAACCTGAAGCGGCTGAAGCTCGATCTCCAGCGCTACCTCGACGACGAGATCGAGGGCGAGCCCGGCGAGGAGCCGATCGAGACCGGACAGACGCTCGCGTTCCACCGCGTCGTCCAGCAGGCGCTCGCGCACGCCGACAACGCCGAGCGCGACGAGGTCGATGCCGGCGATCTGGTCGCGGCGATCTTCCAGGAGCCCGACTCGCAGGCGGTGGCGCTGCTCCGCGCGCAGGGCGTCTCGCGCCTGGACGTGCTGAAGTACATCTCGCACGGCGTCTCGAAGCTGCCCGAGTCGCGATCCTCCGGCGAGGCGGGCCGCTCGGAGCCGGCGAGCGGCCGACCGACCGGCAGTGACGACGAAGAAGAGGCCGATCCGCTCGCGGCCTACTCCACCAACCTCACCGAGCGCGCGGCGCAGGGCAAGCTCGATCCGCTCGTCGGCCGCGAGCCCGAGATCGACCGCGTGATCCACGTGCTGGCGCGGCGGCGCAAGAACAATCCGATCCTGGTCGGCGAATCGGGCGTCGGCAAGACCGCGATCGCCGAGGGGCTCGCCGAGCGGATCGTGAAGGGCAAGGTTCCGGACGACCTGGTCGGCGCGGAGGTGTACGCGCTCGATCTCGGCGCCATGCTCGCGGGCACGCGCTACCGCGGCGACTTCGAGCAGCGCTTCAAGGCCTTCGTCGCGGCCGTGAAGGAGCGCCCGAACCCGATCGTCTTCATCGACGAGATCCACACCGTGCTCGGCGCCGGCTCGGCGCAGGGCGCGACCGTCGACGCGTCGAACATGCTCAAGCCCCTGCTGCAGAACGGCGAGCTGCGCTGCATGGGCTCGACCACGTTCCAGGAGTACCGCCACTTCGAGCGCGATCGCGCGCTCGCGCGGCGCTTCCAGCGCGTCGAGGTTCACGAACCCTCGCAGGACGAGGCGGTGAAGATCCTCGAAGGGCTCGCGCCGCGCTACGAGCAGCACCACGGCGTGCGCTACACGCAGCCCGCGCTGCGCGCCTGCGTCGAGCTCTCCGCCAAGCACCTGCTCGACCGCTTCCTGCCCGACAAGGCGATCGACGTGATGGACGAGGTCGGCGCCGCGGTGCGGCTGCGTCGCGGCGAGAAGCGCAAGACCGTGGGCGTGCACGACGTGGAGCTTCTGATCTCGCAGATGGCGAAGATCCCGCTGCCGACGGCCTCGAGCTCGGATCGCGAGGGGCTCGGCACGCTCGAGAGCGATCTGCGCAAGGTCGTGTACGGCCAGGACGAGGCGATCTCGACGGTGGTGCGCGCGATCAAGCGCGGCCGCGCCGGGCTCGGCGGAGCGGACCGCCCGGTCGGCTCGTTCCTGTTCATGGGGCCGACTGGAGTCGGCAAGACGGAGCTCGCCAAGCAGCTCGCCAGGACGCTCGGCGTCGCGTTCCACCGCTTCGACATGAGCGAGTACATGGAGAAGCACGCGGTGGCCCGTCTGATCGGCGCACCACCGGGCTACGTCGGCTACGACCAGGGGGGAATCCTCGTCGATGCCGTGCGGCGCACGCCGCACGCGGTCCTGCTTCTGGACGAGATCGAGAAGGCGCACCAGGACCTGTTCGACATCCTCCTGCAGGTCATGGATCACGCGACGCTCACCGACAACCACGGCCGCGAGGCGAGCTTCCGGCACGTCACGCTGATCATGACCAGCAACGTCGGCGCGCGCGACATGACCGCGCGCTCGATCGGCTTCTCGGGCGAGAGCCGCAGCGACGGACAGAAGGATGTCGAGCGGCTGTTCAGCCCGGAGTTCCGCAACCGTCTCGACGAGATCGTGAAGTTCAAGCAGCTCACGCCCGAGGTGATGGGCCGCGTGGTCGACAAGTTCGTCCGCGAGGTCGAGACGCAGCTCGCGGAGAAGAAGGTGCAGATCGAGCTCACGCCGGCCGCGCGGACCCTTCTCGCGGAGAAGGGCTTCGACAAGCTCTTCGGCGCGCGGCCGCTCGCGCGGCTGCTCCAGACCGAGCTCAAGGACAAGCTCGCGGACGAGCTGCTGTTCGGGAAGCTCGCCAAGGGCGGGAAGGTCCACGTGGACGCCGCCGACGGCGCGCTCCGCTTCGGGTACGAGCCCCGCGCGGGCTGAGCGACTTTCGCCTTCTCGGCCCGCGCGGGACTGCGTTGGGCCCGGCGCCCCTCGCGGAGCTCGGATCCCGATCCCTTCCGGGAATTCCTGCCGAAGGCCCGGTCTGGCTCGGCCCCCTCTGTATCTACCGTCGCAGCCGCGAGCAAAAGGTGGCGCTCCGACGCGAGACTTCCGGCACCGGGTGCTAGCCTGCGGACCGTGCGGATCGCCCGTTACGC contains:
- the clpA gene encoding ATP-dependent Clp protease ATP-binding subunit ClpA, whose translation is MSRFNRELQLTLQAAMREAILRRHAYLTVEHLLLALCHDERGAEVLRHSGVNLKRLKLDLQRYLDDEIEGEPGEEPIETGQTLAFHRVVQQALAHADNAERDEVDAGDLVAAIFQEPDSQAVALLRAQGVSRLDVLKYISHGVSKLPESRSSGEAGRSEPASGRPTGSDDEEEADPLAAYSTNLTERAAQGKLDPLVGREPEIDRVIHVLARRRKNNPILVGESGVGKTAIAEGLAERIVKGKVPDDLVGAEVYALDLGAMLAGTRYRGDFEQRFKAFVAAVKERPNPIVFIDEIHTVLGAGSAQGATVDASNMLKPLLQNGELRCMGSTTFQEYRHFERDRALARRFQRVEVHEPSQDEAVKILEGLAPRYEQHHGVRYTQPALRACVELSAKHLLDRFLPDKAIDVMDEVGAAVRLRRGEKRKTVGVHDVELLISQMAKIPLPTASSSDREGLGTLESDLRKVVYGQDEAISTVVRAIKRGRAGLGGADRPVGSFLFMGPTGVGKTELAKQLARTLGVAFHRFDMSEYMEKHAVARLIGAPPGYVGYDQGGILVDAVRRTPHAVLLLDEIEKAHQDLFDILLQVMDHATLTDNHGREASFRHVTLIMTSNVGARDMTARSIGFSGESRSDGQKDVERLFSPEFRNRLDEIVKFKQLTPEVMGRVVDKFVREVETQLAEKKVQIELTPAARTLLAEKGFDKLFGARPLARLLQTELKDKLADELLFGKLAKGGKVHVDAADGALRFGYEPRAG